In one Mucilaginibacter ginsenosidivorax genomic region, the following are encoded:
- a CDS encoding ATP-grasp domain-containing protein — MNIALVSYQNKKLTQSHLEEDFQLSKFLEAKGLIVKSVVWNDWQIDWKQFDVVILKSPWDYHEHFDSFISWLNDLDAAGIKILNPLKTVLWNSDKHYLGQIADDGLPVIQSVFLEKGLVPDLAELLDKSLSKKLIIKPCVSASAKNTMLLTLDNVSLLQNAINDLLAHESFLVQPFMEEILQGELSFMFFKGNFSHCTLKVPKTGDFRVQSEYGGSVQKINPDTAHLETAGKYVEKYSKDTLYARVDGIISNGTFVLMELELIEPYLFLNCHEQGFDNYYQALLQLIEKP; from the coding sequence ATGAACATAGCCTTAGTCAGTTACCAAAATAAAAAATTAACTCAATCGCATTTAGAAGAAGATTTTCAACTATCAAAATTCCTTGAAGCCAAAGGTTTGATTGTTAAGAGCGTAGTGTGGAACGATTGGCAAATTGATTGGAAACAATTTGATGTTGTTATATTAAAATCGCCCTGGGATTACCATGAACATTTTGATTCATTTATATCATGGCTAAATGATTTAGATGCAGCTGGAATCAAAATATTAAATCCACTTAAAACAGTACTATGGAATAGCGATAAGCATTATTTAGGGCAAATTGCCGACGATGGCCTACCTGTAATTCAGTCTGTATTTCTTGAGAAAGGATTGGTACCAGACCTGGCAGAATTACTTGATAAATCCTTAAGCAAAAAATTGATCATTAAACCATGCGTAAGTGCAAGCGCCAAAAATACGATGTTACTTACCCTGGATAATGTTTCACTGTTACAGAATGCAATTAACGATCTTTTAGCACATGAAAGTTTCCTGGTTCAACCTTTTATGGAAGAAATTTTACAAGGCGAATTGTCTTTCATGTTCTTTAAAGGCAATTTTAGTCATTGTACGCTGAAAGTTCCTAAAACAGGCGACTTTAGAGTTCAAAGTGAATATGGCGGCTCCGTTCAAAAAATAAACCCAGATACTGCGCATCTTGAAACAGCCGGCAAATATGTGGAAAAGTACAGCAAAGACACTTTGTACGCCAGGGTTGATGGAATAATATCAAATGGAACTTTTGTTTTAATGGAGCTTGAGCTTATTGAGCCATATTTGTTTTTAAACTGCCATGAGCAGGGTTTTGACAATTATTATCAGGCCTTACTTCAGTTAATAGAAAAACCTTAG
- a CDS encoding acyl-CoA thioesterase codes for MTGKSPKESYTIMNELVLPNDTNTLNNLMGGRLLHWMDIAAAISAQKHCNRIVVTASVDNVSFQAPVKLGDVISIEARVTRAFNTSVEVRMDVWAQNIPSGTKVKSNEAYYTFVALDNDGRKTQVPASLPETDEEIALFEGALRRRQLRLILGGKMLANDATELKALFFGEQLPLNLKD; via the coding sequence ATGACAGGAAAATCGCCCAAAGAATCATATACCATTATGAATGAACTGGTATTACCCAATGATACCAATACATTAAACAACCTGATGGGGGGGCGCCTGCTGCACTGGATGGATATTGCCGCCGCTATATCGGCACAAAAGCATTGCAACCGTATTGTGGTTACAGCTTCGGTAGATAATGTATCTTTCCAGGCCCCCGTAAAGCTGGGCGATGTAATCAGCATAGAAGCCAGGGTAACCCGCGCTTTCAATACTTCGGTTGAAGTTAGGATGGATGTTTGGGCGCAAAATATTCCCTCGGGTACCAAGGTAAAAAGCAACGAGGCCTATTATACTTTTGTAGCTTTAGATAACGACGGACGAAAAACCCAGGTGCCGGCATCATTGCCCGAAACAGATGAAGAAATAGCGTTGTTTGAAGGAGCACTTCGCCGCCGCCAATTGCGATTAATACTTGGCGGAAAAATGCTTGCCAATGATGCAACCGAATTGAAAGCCTTGTTTTTTGGCGAGCAGCTGCCGCTGAACCTGAAAGATTAA
- a CDS encoding MFS transporter: protein MEAEIDADTTSSKVSLTIIGFVAFTFIAYVSIGLSLAVLPVFIHQKLGFSAIVAGIVISLQYITTFLCRMFAGNMVDKRGPKPAVTVGMAAFTVSGVMMLFAWLLRDTPLISLGVLIITRLITGIGEGFVGSSPINWAIFATSDEHTAKAISFNGIASYGGIAVGAPLGVIISNSFGLGAISLLIAMLAFGGFLYAKNKTALQGSSKAPRQGFLQVLRKVSPYGIAMGLGGLGFGTISTFITLYYMALKWQGAVLCLSAFSSMFILGRLLFSKAINKYGGMKTTLVCLSVEVVGLLVLWLAPAPYLAVIGAGIAGLGFSLVFPALGVEAVKLVPASNKGAALSGYSLFIDMSLGLTGPLVGFVASQFGLMYIFPFSMAMVVIGLGIVVCLYRAPSKSPPVGETF from the coding sequence ATGGAGGCAGAAATTGACGCAGATACTACATCATCAAAGGTTAGCTTAACCATAATCGGTTTTGTAGCATTTACGTTTATCGCTTATGTATCCATCGGGTTATCCCTGGCTGTGCTGCCGGTATTTATCCATCAAAAACTGGGGTTTAGCGCTATCGTAGCAGGCATAGTCATCAGCCTGCAGTATATCACTACGTTTTTATGCCGCATGTTTGCCGGTAACATGGTTGATAAGCGGGGCCCAAAGCCTGCAGTTACTGTGGGTATGGCTGCTTTTACAGTAAGTGGTGTAATGATGCTTTTTGCCTGGTTGCTGCGTGATACACCGTTGATAAGCCTGGGCGTACTGATAATTACGCGGCTGATAACCGGTATTGGCGAAGGCTTTGTAGGATCGAGCCCCATAAATTGGGCCATATTTGCTACCAGCGACGAACACACCGCCAAAGCAATATCATTTAACGGCATAGCCAGTTACGGAGGTATCGCGGTTGGCGCACCGCTTGGGGTCATCATTAGCAACAGCTTTGGTTTAGGCGCCATAAGTTTGCTGATTGCAATGCTTGCCTTTGGCGGCTTTTTGTATGCTAAAAACAAAACGGCGTTGCAGGGTAGTAGTAAAGCACCCCGCCAGGGCTTTCTGCAGGTACTCAGAAAAGTATCGCCATATGGTATTGCTATGGGGCTTGGTGGTTTAGGTTTTGGTACCATATCAACCTTTATAACACTGTATTACATGGCGTTAAAATGGCAAGGGGCGGTATTGTGCCTCTCGGCCTTTAGTTCGATGTTTATTTTAGGGCGCTTGTTATTTTCAAAGGCCATTAACAAATATGGTGGCATGAAAACCACCCTCGTTTGCCTTTCGGTAGAGGTAGTTGGTTTACTGGTGCTATGGCTGGCGCCTGCACCTTACCTAGCTGTAATAGGCGCGGGTATTGCCGGGCTTGGTTTTTCGCTGGTATTCCCGGCTCTCGGTGTCGAGGCGGTTAAACTGGTTCCTGCATCCAACAAAGGAGCTGCGCTCAGCGGCTATAGCTTGTTTATCGATATGTCGTTAGGGTTAACCGGCCCGCTGGTTGGCTTTGTGGCAAGCCAGTTTGGGTTGATGTATATTTTTCCGTTTAGTATGGCTATGGTGGTTATTGGGCTGGGGATTGTGGTGTGTCTGTATAGAGCCCCCTCTAAATCTCCCCCGGTAGGGGAGACTTTTTGA
- a CDS encoding IPT/TIG domain-containing protein, which translates to MIQLISKITGKFILLSLATGIILSSCQKQSEQPPIVASPTAVPGAPTITGISPATGDGGTIVTVTGTNFDTVIAGDTVMVNGVPGVVKSATATSLTFAVPQNGMSGPVRVASSKGFAIGPDFHFPHTIYATGYQRTKANSNSLIMIWKNSNGHYVDGYQAFGEGLGIAVMDTDVYVAGWNYNSGAIETARYWKNNAETVLYEGLNWSTGNAIAVNGSDVYVAGFRAVDVYNSQYVACYWKNGACTYLSQPGPWGVANSIAISGSNVYMAGCYTGLQPSDYVAFNWPCYWKNGKMETITPMHPDGYSTANSIFISGSDIYVAWSELYGVSTAYIWKNGVSIALTDGAHDADVKSVFVVGNDVYAAGYESNGSRKVAKYWKNGVPVSLTNGSTDAEANSISVVGNDVYVGGYVSVSGYALIDNSDSGCIATIWKNGTPYYLNNPIYPAKVYAITVK; encoded by the coding sequence TTGATACAGCTCATCAGTAAAATCACAGGTAAGTTTATATTATTAAGTCTTGCCACTGGTATAATTTTATCATCCTGCCAGAAACAGTCGGAGCAACCGCCCATCGTAGCGTCGCCCACCGCAGTGCCGGGTGCGCCTACTATTACGGGTATTAGTCCGGCTACCGGTGATGGCGGCACTATTGTTACCGTTACGGGTACAAATTTCGATACGGTGATTGCTGGCGATACGGTAATGGTTAACGGTGTACCGGGTGTCGTAAAATCGGCCACGGCAACTTCGCTTACGTTTGCCGTCCCTCAAAACGGCATGTCGGGACCGGTAAGGGTTGCAAGCAGCAAGGGCTTTGCCATCGGGCCCGATTTTCACTTTCCGCATACTATTTATGCAACCGGGTACCAGCGTACAAAGGCAAACAGTAATTCGCTCATCATGATCTGGAAGAATAGCAACGGGCACTATGTCGACGGGTACCAGGCTTTCGGTGAGGGCTTAGGCATTGCCGTAATGGATACCGATGTATATGTTGCCGGTTGGAACTATAACAGCGGTGCTATCGAAACGGCACGCTACTGGAAAAACAATGCTGAAACGGTATTGTATGAAGGATTGAACTGGAGCACGGGTAATGCCATCGCTGTTAATGGAAGCGATGTATATGTTGCCGGCTTCCGGGCGGTGGATGTATATAATTCGCAGTATGTGGCCTGTTACTGGAAGAATGGTGCCTGCACCTACCTGTCGCAGCCCGGGCCGTGGGGCGTTGCCAACAGCATAGCCATATCTGGCAGCAATGTGTATATGGCTGGTTGCTATACCGGATTACAGCCATCTGATTATGTGGCATTTAACTGGCCGTGTTATTGGAAAAACGGGAAAATGGAAACCATAACACCAATGCATCCGGATGGATACTCCACCGCAAATTCCATTTTCATTTCCGGGAGCGATATCTATGTTGCCTGGAGTGAACTATATGGCGTTTCGACTGCCTATATCTGGAAAAACGGCGTCAGCATCGCGCTTACCGACGGTGCTCATGATGCCGATGTGAAATCGGTATTTGTTGTCGGGAACGATGTTTACGCTGCAGGTTACGAGAGCAACGGATCGCGCAAGGTAGCCAAATACTGGAAAAACGGCGTACCGGTATCCCTCACCAACGGTAGTACCGATGCCGAGGCAAATTCAATTTCTGTAGTCGGTAATGACGTATATGTGGGCGGCTATGTGAGCGTAAGTGGCTATGCGCTGATCGATAATTCGGACAGCGGATGCATAGCTACGATCTGGAAAAACGGAACGCCGTATTACCTCAACAATCCCATATATCCGGCTAAGGTATATGCCATCACTGTGAAATAA
- a CDS encoding YqaE/Pmp3 family membrane protein — MRYFLCFLFPPLAILTTGRIGAFILNIFLTLFFWIPGVIHSILVTSDYYDARRHRRLVRAVRRSGW, encoded by the coding sequence ATGAGATACTTTCTTTGCTTTTTATTCCCGCCCCTGGCCATACTCACAACCGGCCGCATTGGCGCATTTATACTCAATATATTTTTAACCCTGTTTTTCTGGATTCCCGGCGTAATTCATTCCATATTGGTTACCAGCGATTATTATGATGCCCGCAGGCACAGGAGATTGGTGAGGGCTGTGAGGAGAAGTGGTTGGTAG
- a CDS encoding 2Fe-2S iron-sulfur cluster-binding protein has product MINLTIEDRNGDRQPVEIPEGINLSLMEVLKASEYDVLATCGGMALCATCHIQVLEGPEQYFHATDNELDMLDTLPNADEHSRLACQMRVTEEMDGLVVRLK; this is encoded by the coding sequence ATGATCAACCTAACTATTGAAGACCGCAATGGCGACCGCCAGCCTGTAGAAATCCCCGAAGGCATTAACCTGAGCCTGATGGAGGTTTTAAAGGCCTCGGAATACGATGTACTGGCCACCTGCGGTGGCATGGCCCTTTGCGCCACCTGCCACATACAGGTACTGGAAGGCCCCGAACAATACTTTCATGCCACAGATAACGAGCTCGACATGCTGGATACCCTGCCCAACGCCGACGAGCATAGCCGCCTGGCCTGCCAGATGCGGGTTACGGAGGAGATGGATGGGTTGGTGGTGAGGTTAAAATAG
- a CDS encoding lipocalin family protein, with the protein MKTKLTLIKTLGLLAVVLAFTFSACKKDAGGNIDITGKWAILQFQGIQQYEFKNGNQFQYDIIATDSVTKKIIGYRFRVTGKYSIKNDSLMMFDQVNYSNSKNSYGPVTELIPVSASKTVAYGLSVNSKKNKLSLYFTCPPNADCVPSPMVFSKQ; encoded by the coding sequence ATGAAAACAAAACTTACCCTTATCAAAACCCTCGGCCTTTTGGCCGTTGTTTTAGCATTTACTTTTTCGGCCTGTAAAAAAGATGCAGGCGGAAATATTGATATTACAGGAAAATGGGCTATTCTGCAATTCCAGGGAATTCAACAATATGAATTTAAAAATGGCAACCAGTTTCAATACGATATTATAGCTACAGATTCGGTTACCAAAAAAATAATAGGGTACCGCTTCAGAGTTACAGGGAAATACAGTATCAAAAATGATTCGTTAATGATGTTCGACCAGGTAAATTATTCAAACTCCAAAAATAGTTACGGCCCGGTAACCGAACTTATACCCGTTTCGGCCTCCAAAACCGTTGCTTACGGCCTGTCGGTAAACAGCAAAAAAAATAAACTTTCGCTCTACTTTACCTGCCCACCAAACGCCGATTGCGTGCCTTCGCCTATGGTTTTCAGTAAGCAGTAG
- a CDS encoding sigma-54-dependent transcriptional regulator yields the protein MQKGKLLIIDDEERLRNLMARILQLEGHEVITAGTAKEGLRKLQQENIQVVLSDVKLPDTDGITLTDTIKKTYPSTEVIVLTAYGTINDGVKAIKAGAFDYITKGDDNEKIIPLVSKAMDKALLQQKVLELQSKLNEKFGFDRLIGKSTAISDVIKLAQKVALTDTTVLLLGETGTGKEIFAEAIHQASNRNTKSFVAVNCSAFTKELLESELFGHKVGSFTGAVKDKKGLFEEASGGTIFLDEIGELDHDLQAKLLRVLESQQFLKIGDTKPTQVNVRILAATNRNLQTEINEGHFRSDLFYRLSVFQITLPPLRERKKDIKLLGEYFMQYFALKVKKQVNQLSEEFVSKLEAYPWPGNIREFKNVIERAVILTDNNVLDESLLPHEIQQQQVKAGAPISAFDLSSVEKLHIQRVLNHTHGNRAEAAHLLNIGVATLYRKLKEYGLE from the coding sequence ATGCAAAAAGGTAAGCTTTTAATTATTGACGACGAGGAACGGCTGCGTAACCTGATGGCCCGCATTCTGCAACTGGAAGGGCATGAAGTTATTACTGCAGGCACTGCTAAAGAAGGGTTGCGTAAGCTACAGCAGGAGAATATTCAGGTTGTTTTGAGTGATGTTAAGCTGCCCGATACTGATGGTATTACGCTTACCGATACCATCAAAAAAACATATCCATCTACCGAGGTAATTGTACTTACCGCTTATGGCACTATCAATGATGGCGTAAAGGCCATTAAGGCAGGTGCTTTTGATTACATTACCAAGGGCGATGATAATGAAAAGATAATCCCGCTGGTAAGTAAAGCCATGGACAAGGCCCTGTTGCAGCAAAAGGTACTGGAGCTGCAAAGTAAACTGAACGAGAAATTTGGGTTCGACAGGCTCATTGGCAAATCTACCGCCATTAGCGATGTAATTAAGCTGGCCCAAAAAGTAGCCTTAACCGATACCACTGTTTTGCTATTGGGCGAAACCGGTACCGGGAAAGAGATTTTTGCCGAGGCCATTCACCAGGCCAGTAACCGTAATACCAAATCGTTTGTGGCTGTAAACTGCAGCGCCTTTACCAAAGAATTGCTGGAGAGCGAGCTGTTTGGCCATAAAGTCGGCTCATTTACCGGGGCTGTTAAAGATAAAAAAGGACTGTTTGAGGAGGCCTCAGGCGGCACCATATTTTTAGATGAAATTGGCGAGCTCGACCACGATCTGCAAGCCAAACTGCTCCGCGTGCTGGAATCGCAGCAGTTTTTAAAAATTGGCGATACCAAACCTACGCAGGTTAATGTGCGCATTTTGGCTGCCACCAACCGCAACCTGCAAACCGAAATTAACGAAGGCCATTTCCGGTCGGATTTGTTTTACCGTTTATCGGTTTTCCAGATTACGCTGCCCCCTTTGCGCGAGCGTAAAAAAGATATCAAGTTGCTGGGCGAATATTTTATGCAATACTTTGCCCTGAAAGTTAAAAAGCAGGTAAACCAGCTCAGCGAGGAGTTTGTAAGCAAACTGGAAGCCTACCCATGGCCCGGCAACATCCGCGAGTTTAAAAACGTAATTGAACGCGCCGTAATACTCACCGATAACAATGTTTTGGACGAGAGCCTGCTGCCTCATGAAATTCAACAACAACAGGTTAAGGCGGGGGCACCTATTTCTGCCTTCGATCTTTCATCGGTAGAGAAACTGCATATCCAACGCGTGCTTAACCACACGCACGGTAACCGTGCCGAGGCCGCCCATTTGCTGAATATTGGGGTGGCTACGTTGTATAGGAAGTTGAAGGAGTATGGGTTGGAGTGA
- a CDS encoding LysR family transcriptional regulator — MIFDFRLKVFYTVAQRLSFTKAANELFITQPAVTKHIKELEQQLNVQLFKRNGNNITLTAAGKVLVQYADKIFQTYSALETELAQLNNIEAGTLHIGASTTVAQTILPKILAMFKRTYPEITFNFIQANTDQVSQMIMDEKLDIAIIEGSSHSPQLAYSPFAKDEIVLVTRANNKLSKKAEISPKQLLDIPLVLREAGSGTLDVIYEALAGVQISPKDLKIEIQLESSIAIKQYLLYSDTATFLSIQSVVSELKYNELSVIEIKGLEIFRTFQFIQLHGKNSKLIELFKRFCLANYNLK, encoded by the coding sequence ATGATCTTCGATTTTAGGTTAAAGGTATTTTATACGGTGGCGCAGCGGCTTAGCTTTACCAAAGCGGCCAATGAACTGTTTATTACGCAGCCTGCCGTTACCAAGCATATTAAAGAATTGGAACAGCAGCTTAATGTGCAGCTGTTTAAGCGCAATGGCAACAACATTACCCTTACCGCGGCCGGTAAAGTACTGGTGCAATATGCCGATAAGATTTTCCAAACCTACAGCGCCCTCGAAACCGAACTGGCGCAGCTTAACAATATCGAAGCGGGCACATTGCACATCGGAGCCAGCACCACGGTAGCCCAAACCATATTGCCCAAAATACTGGCAATGTTTAAAAGAACTTACCCCGAGATCACCTTCAACTTTATACAGGCCAATACCGACCAGGTATCCCAAATGATCATGGACGAAAAGCTGGACATTGCCATCATCGAAGGCTCGTCCCACTCACCCCAGCTGGCTTATTCGCCTTTTGCCAAGGATGAAATTGTATTGGTGACCAGGGCCAACAATAAGTTATCAAAAAAAGCCGAGATCAGTCCGAAACAATTATTAGATATCCCCCTTGTTTTGCGCGAAGCCGGATCGGGTACCCTTGACGTTATTTACGAGGCGTTGGCAGGCGTTCAGATCAGCCCCAAAGATCTGAAGATCGAAATTCAGCTGGAGAGCAGTATCGCCATAAAACAGTACCTTTTATACTCAGATACCGCTACTTTCCTATCCATTCAATCTGTAGTGAGCGAGTTAAAATATAATGAGCTGAGTGTTATTGAGATAAAAGGGCTCGAGATTTTCCGCACTTTCCAGTTCATCCAGCTGCATGGCAAAAACAGTAAACTCATTGAACTTTTTAAGCGTTTTTGCCTGGCTAATTATAACTTAAAGTAA
- a CDS encoding NAD(P)/FAD-dependent oxidoreductase produces MEHIDTDICIIGAGPVGLFAVFESGLLKMRCHLIDVLPQVGGQLSEIYPHKPIYDIPGYPEVTAQELVDRLMEQIAPFHPTFSLGERVETLNRHDDGSYTIQTNDNTTVHCQVVVIAGGLGCFEPRKPEIDRLIEFEGKGVAYMVKNPELFRDRKVVLAGGGDSALDWAIFLANVAERVTLVHRGDTFRGVPDSAEKVFELAREGKIDLILKSNVVALTGEGHLQEITLLDRNNEVSHIAADHLIPLFGLSPKLGPIANWGLNISFSAIEVNTRDYSTSVERIYAIGDINTYPGKLKLILCGFHEAALMAQSAFKYVYPEQKLSFKYTTVYGVTEF; encoded by the coding sequence ATGGAACATATTGATACTGATATTTGCATTATTGGCGCTGGGCCGGTTGGTTTATTCGCGGTTTTTGAATCCGGGCTTTTAAAAATGCGCTGCCACTTGATTGATGTACTACCCCAGGTAGGTGGCCAGCTTTCCGAAATTTATCCGCACAAACCTATATACGATATCCCCGGCTACCCCGAAGTTACCGCGCAGGAATTGGTAGATAGGTTGATGGAACAAATAGCGCCCTTCCATCCCACCTTTAGCCTGGGTGAACGGGTTGAAACCCTAAATCGCCACGACGACGGATCATACACCATCCAAACTAATGATAACACTACCGTACATTGCCAAGTGGTAGTGATAGCCGGCGGCTTAGGCTGCTTTGAGCCCCGTAAACCTGAGATTGATCGCCTCATCGAATTTGAAGGCAAAGGCGTGGCCTATATGGTAAAAAATCCTGAACTGTTCCGCGACCGTAAAGTAGTTTTGGCCGGCGGCGGCGATTCTGCCCTTGATTGGGCCATCTTTTTAGCCAACGTTGCCGAACGGGTTACCCTGGTTCACCGTGGCGATACCTTCCGCGGTGTGCCCGATTCTGCCGAGAAGGTTTTTGAACTGGCCCGCGAAGGTAAGATAGACCTGATCCTGAAATCAAATGTAGTCGCCCTGACCGGTGAGGGTCATTTGCAGGAAATAACATTGCTGGATAGAAACAACGAGGTAAGTCACATTGCAGCCGATCACCTGATCCCGCTGTTTGGCCTTAGTCCTAAACTTGGCCCGATTGCCAATTGGGGTTTAAACATTAGCTTCTCGGCCATTGAGGTGAACACCAGGGATTACAGCACCAGCGTAGAGCGGATTTACGCCATCGGCGATATCAATACCTATCCTGGTAAACTCAAGCTGATATTATGTGGTTTCCACGAAGCAGCATTGATGGCCCAAAGCGCCTTCAAGTACGTTTACCCCGAGCAAAAATTAAGTTTTAAATACACCACCGTTTACGGCGTAACCGAATTTTAG
- a CDS encoding TonB-dependent receptor, giving the protein MHFTATSPSTFVKFPLVLLKVFNCIKLACLFALLITSYRVSAQVASNGSVKGTVKTADGKAAEYVNVTITEASQGAVTTQSGHYVIKNIKPGNYTLVASFIGLQTQTRQVVVTAGGTTTVNFVLSEGGKQLQEVYIQSAKHNKFLKKETEDVARLPLKNLENPQVYSVVTSELMKEQVVTSYVDGFKNIPGTGVPLVYNNGRTTLLSRGFVTGNFIRNSVAGYNFNSIDPADIEKIEAIKGPTGTLFNSSLASFGGLFNRVTKQPFETARTEITYQTGSFDLNRLTADVNLPLNADKTVLFRINTALHNEHSFQDAGFNRSFFVAPSLTYIVNDRLSVDLNLEIGNSNATSAYRLAPDTKGKIFNVKDLGIDYKRSFANNSVDYLSRQIDVYGLIKYKISDNWKSQTMFNKTYSSTKGFVTLLTLVDSVKKIKQQATKEDYPYYITNVQQNFIGDFKIGQFRNRIVAGVEYYNQKSNNANVTVTMPAISYLDPGAAYNNFTADKLSALVAAATPKTSDYVQNNQSSYAAYLSDVFNITDRLNAMASIRIDRFDNKGAYTPADGKTTGNFKQTAWSPKFGMVYELVKGQISLFGNYMNGFNNVSATSFDNTPFKPQYANQWEGGVKVDAWDHKISSTVSYYDISVTNTTMDDPAHAGFSTQAGTQLSKGIEAELIANPFKGFNIVAGFAYNDSKITNAAAGTGLQGLRPANAGPARLANLWMSYRIVSGGLQGLGAGVGGNYGSQSYQTNTQTFKFVIPSYTTIDATVFYDKPKYRIGFKLDNLTNEKYWSFRLAPQNPTRGTLSLSIKF; this is encoded by the coding sequence ATGCATTTTACCGCTACCAGCCCCTCAACATTTGTTAAATTTCCCCTCGTTTTATTAAAAGTCTTCAATTGCATAAAACTCGCCTGCTTATTTGCGCTCCTTATAACTTCTTACCGGGTATCTGCCCAGGTAGCATCAAACGGATCGGTAAAAGGAACAGTAAAAACAGCCGACGGTAAAGCCGCGGAATATGTAAATGTTACCATTACCGAAGCCAGCCAGGGCGCGGTTACTACGCAAAGTGGTCATTATGTGATAAAAAACATTAAGCCAGGCAACTACACATTGGTAGCCAGCTTTATTGGTCTGCAAACCCAAACCCGGCAGGTAGTCGTAACCGCAGGCGGAACCACTACTGTAAATTTTGTTTTAAGCGAAGGCGGCAAGCAATTGCAAGAGGTTTACATACAAAGCGCCAAGCACAACAAGTTTCTGAAAAAGGAAACCGAAGATGTTGCCCGCTTGCCCCTTAAAAACCTCGAGAACCCGCAAGTGTACAGTGTAGTTACCAGCGAACTGATGAAAGAGCAGGTGGTAACCAGCTATGTGGATGGATTTAAAAATATTCCGGGTACCGGCGTTCCGCTGGTATATAATAACGGCCGTACAACTTTGCTGTCGCGCGGTTTTGTAACCGGCAATTTTATCCGTAACAGTGTTGCCGGTTATAACTTTAACAGTATCGATCCGGCAGATATTGAAAAGATAGAGGCCATTAAAGGCCCAACTGGCACCTTATTTAACAGCAGCCTTGCATCATTTGGCGGGCTGTTTAACCGGGTTACCAAACAACCATTTGAAACCGCCCGCACCGAAATTACCTACCAAACCGGTAGCTTTGATCTTAACAGGCTTACCGCCGATGTAAACCTGCCTTTAAATGCAGATAAAACCGTATTGTTTAGAATTAACACCGCTTTGCATAACGAGCACAGCTTTCAGGATGCCGGTTTTAACCGCAGCTTTTTTGTGGCCCCCAGTCTTACCTATATCGTAAACGATCGTTTATCGGTTGATTTAAATTTAGAAATAGGCAATTCAAATGCTACATCGGCCTACCGCCTGGCACCCGACACCAAGGGAAAGATTTTTAATGTTAAAGACCTGGGGATTGACTACAAACGATCCTTCGCCAATAACAGTGTCGATTACCTGAGCAGGCAAATTGACGTTTACGGGCTGATAAAATACAAAATATCAGATAACTGGAAATCGCAGACCATGTTTAACAAAACCTACTCGAGCACCAAAGGCTTCGTTACCCTGCTAACCCTGGTTGATAGTGTAAAAAAGATTAAACAGCAGGCTACCAAAGAAGATTATCCGTACTACATTACCAATGTTCAGCAAAACTTCATAGGCGATTTTAAGATCGGTCAGTTCCGTAACCGTATTGTGGCAGGGGTAGAGTATTATAACCAAAAAAGTAATAATGCTAATGTTACCGTAACCATGCCCGCTATAAGCTATCTTGATCCGGGAGCGGCGTACAACAATTTTACTGCAGACAAACTTTCGGCACTGGTTGCGGCAGCTACGCCTAAAACGAGCGATTACGTTCAGAATAATCAAAGTTCATACGCTGCCTATTTATCTGATGTATTTAACATTACCGACAGGTTAAATGCTATGGCCAGTATCCGTATTGACAGGTTTGATAATAAAGGCGCTTATACACCGGCCGATGGAAAAACAACAGGTAATTTTAAGCAAACGGCCTGGTCGCCTAAGTTTGGTATGGTTTACGAACTGGTTAAAGGCCAGATATCGTTATTTGGCAATTATATGAACGGGTTTAACAATGTAAGTGCAACCAGTTTTGATAATACCCCATTTAAGCCGCAGTATGCCAACCAGTGGGAAGGCGGGGTAAAGGTTGATGCCTGGGATCATAAAATCAGCTCGACCGTAAGTTATTACGATATTTCGGTAACTAATACCACCATGGACGATCCTGCGCACGCTGGTTTTTCGACCCAGGCAGGCACGCAGCTAAGTAAGGGTATCGAAGCGGAGTTAATTGCCAACCCGTTTAAAGGCTTTAATATTGTTGCAGGCTTTGCCTATAATGATAGCAAAATAACTAATGCCGCTGCGGGGACTGGTCTGCAAGGTTTACGCCCGGCCAATGCCGGCCCCGCGCGTTTGGCAAACCTGTGGATGAGCTACCGCATTGTTAGTGGCGGCTTGCAAGGCCTGGGCGCCGGGGTAGGGGGCAACTACGGCAGCCAATCGTACCAAACCAATACACAAACATTTAAATTTGTTATCCCGTCATATACCACCATTGATGCCACGGTATTTTACGATAAGCCCAAATACCGCATAGGCTTTAAACTGGATAACCTGACCAACGAAAAATACTGGTCGTTCCGCCTGGCGCCTCAAAACCCAACACGTGGAACGTTGAGTTTGAGTATTAAGTTTTAA